The Streptomyces sp. NL15-2K genome contains a region encoding:
- a CDS encoding NAD(P)H-dependent oxidoreductase subunit E, which produces MALVHSAHTFDAFRALADRRGRPGERLVESLAKARATTGDGPEVWASAVAARVGLPAAAALGPASYYADLAAPHGDRHVRVCTATACFAAGGGGHLAEVERELGVAAHTASPCGDVSLQAVRCLGYCYAGPAALDGDTPCTGASLSAQLAGREPPRAPEIPVADDTDDPVLLSGVLAGEPAWQVWSRTVSSGTPDEVHREVAASGLRGRGGAGFRVAAKWEAAGRAPGTVVVANGDEGDPGSYADRLLMEADPGRVLEGLALACFACGARQGVVLVRSEYPAALARMREAVRQAYADGHLGPSVHGTAISLDIHIVEGAGSYVAGEETALIAGLEGGRGCARPRPPYPTERGLWDAPTVVNNVETLAAVPWIVRHGGQAYARHGTSEETGTKLVCLSERFARPGCYEVELGTPVRRIVTELGGGLKDGAELMALQVGGPLGGFLAADALDVPLSEAGLSARGAALGHAGLVAFDERVAAEEVLRHVWEFAAAESCGACSPCRVGSRRGLEWASSDTPPGREWERLSRVLAEASLCAFGRRIPPAVHSLARAYGDRLAGWGS; this is translated from the coding sequence ATGGCGCTCGTCCATTCCGCACACACTTTCGACGCTTTCCGGGCGCTGGCGGACCGGCGTGGCCGGCCTGGAGAAAGGTTGGTGGAGTCGCTGGCCAAGGCCAGGGCCACGACGGGGGACGGCCCCGAGGTCTGGGCGTCGGCTGTCGCCGCCCGCGTCGGCCTGCCTGCTGCCGCCGCGCTGGGACCTGCCAGTTACTACGCGGACCTCGCCGCCCCGCACGGCGACCGTCATGTCCGGGTATGCACCGCGACAGCGTGCTTCGCGGCCGGGGGCGGAGGGCACCTCGCGGAGGTGGAGCGGGAGCTGGGCGTCGCCGCACACACCGCCTCACCATGCGGTGACGTGTCGCTGCAGGCTGTCCGATGTCTGGGCTACTGCTACGCGGGGCCCGCCGCCCTTGACGGCGACACGCCCTGTACCGGTGCGTCCCTCTCCGCTCAGCTCGCCGGGCGGGAGCCACCGCGGGCGCCGGAGATCCCGGTGGCCGATGACACCGATGACCCGGTCCTGCTGAGCGGTGTGCTCGCCGGTGAGCCGGCGTGGCAGGTGTGGTCGAGGACGGTGTCGTCCGGCACTCCGGACGAGGTTCACCGGGAGGTGGCGGCGTCCGGGCTGCGTGGGCGTGGCGGCGCCGGATTCCGCGTGGCGGCGAAGTGGGAGGCGGCCGGCCGAGCACCCGGGACCGTGGTCGTCGCCAACGGCGACGAAGGCGATCCGGGTTCGTACGCCGACAGGCTGCTGATGGAGGCCGACCCTGGGCGCGTGCTGGAGGGTCTGGCCCTGGCCTGTTTCGCGTGCGGGGCCCGTCAGGGCGTGGTGTTGGTGCGCTCCGAATATCCGGCCGCTCTGGCACGGATGAGGGAAGCGGTGCGCCAGGCGTACGCCGACGGCCATCTCGGACCGTCGGTCCACGGGACGGCCATCTCCCTGGACATCCACATCGTCGAGGGCGCCGGCTCCTACGTCGCCGGTGAGGAGACCGCGCTCATCGCGGGGTTGGAGGGCGGTCGCGGATGCGCCCGGCCACGTCCGCCGTACCCGACCGAGCGTGGGCTGTGGGACGCGCCGACCGTCGTCAACAACGTGGAGACCCTGGCGGCCGTCCCGTGGATCGTCCGGCACGGCGGCCAGGCGTACGCCCGGCACGGCACGTCCGAGGAGACGGGGACCAAGCTGGTCTGTCTCTCGGAGCGGTTCGCACGGCCTGGTTGCTACGAGGTCGAGCTCGGCACACCGGTGCGGCGGATCGTCACCGAGCTGGGAGGCGGTCTGAAGGACGGCGCCGAGCTGATGGCTCTCCAGGTCGGCGGGCCGCTGGGCGGCTTCCTCGCTGCCGACGCGCTGGACGTGCCGCTGTCGGAGGCAGGGCTGTCAGCCCGGGGCGCCGCCCTCGGCCACGCCGGTCTCGTCGCCTTCGACGAGCGTGTGGCAGCGGAGGAAGTGCTGCGTCACGTTTGGGAGTTCGCCGCGGCGGAGAGCTGCGGCGCGTGCTCGCCCTGCCGTGTCGGCTCGCGCCGTGGCCTGGAGTGGGCGTCCTCCGACACGCCGCCGGGCCGGGAGTGGGAGCGGCTGTCGCGTGTTCTGGCCGAGGCGAGCCTGTGTGCCTTCGGACGGCGGATCCCCCCTGCCGTGCACAGCCTCGCCCGCGCCTACGGGGACCGACTGGCGGGATGGGGATCATGA
- a CDS encoding PspA/IM30 family protein, producing the protein MTSIAHRMATLFRTKANKALDRAEDPREVLDYSYTQQQEMLQKVRRGVADVATSRKRVEVQINQLQQSGGKLEGQAQKALAAGREDLAREALSRRTGVASQVTDLQTQHASLQAEEEKLTLAARRLQTKVDTFRTSKEAIKARYTAAEAQTRITEAVTGIGEEMGDVGLAMQRAEDKTEQLQARAGALDELLASGALEDATLPAGRDDIQAELERVTADQDVDKELARMKAQLPASATPPAVEGKSAEQGPPDQEATS; encoded by the coding sequence ATGACCTCCATCGCCCACCGCATGGCCACCCTGTTCCGGACCAAGGCGAACAAGGCCCTGGACCGGGCTGAAGACCCGCGCGAGGTACTGGACTACTCCTATACCCAGCAGCAGGAAATGCTGCAGAAGGTTCGACGTGGTGTGGCGGACGTGGCCACCAGCCGCAAACGCGTCGAGGTACAGATCAACCAGCTGCAGCAGTCCGGCGGCAAGCTGGAAGGACAGGCCCAGAAGGCACTGGCCGCCGGACGAGAGGACCTCGCCCGCGAAGCCCTGAGCCGGCGCACCGGCGTGGCCTCCCAGGTCACGGACCTGCAGACCCAGCACGCTTCGCTGCAGGCCGAGGAGGAGAAACTCACCCTTGCCGCACGGCGCCTGCAGACGAAGGTGGACACCTTCCGTACGAGCAAGGAGGCCATCAAGGCCCGCTACACCGCCGCCGAAGCCCAGACCCGCATCACCGAGGCCGTCACCGGCATCGGCGAGGAGATGGGCGATGTCGGCCTTGCCATGCAGCGTGCCGAGGACAAGACCGAACAGCTGCAGGCCCGCGCCGGAGCACTGGACGAACTGCTCGCCTCCGGCGCCCTGGAGGACGCCACCCTCCCCGCCGGCCGCGACGACATCCAGGCCGAACTCGAGCGCGTCACCGCGGACCAGGACGTGGACAAGGAATTGGCCCGGATGAAGGCCCAGCTCCCGGCGTCCGCAACCCCGCCGGCCGTAGAAGGCAAGAGCGCCGAGCAGGGCCCGCCGGACCAGGAGGCGACATCATGA
- a CDS encoding cupredoxin domain-containing protein, translating to MQRPTRGRLFAVPARKARPHDIHPTELDPHRCGPGGASALLALVSCSNDGNGNGPATTSAPRVESSAGPAAARIVIENFAFSPADLRVGPGTKITGVNRDSDPHTVTATGDRTFGTGRIAGDTNATFTAPSASGSYSYMCTIHPNMKGTLTVG from the coding sequence ATGCAACGGCCGACCCGCGGCCGACTTTTCGCAGTCCCCGCCCGAAAGGCCCGTCCGCATGACATCCACCCCACTGAACTGGACCCGCACCGCTGTGGCCCTGGGGGAGCATCGGCCCTGCTCGCTCTGGTCAGCTGCTCGAATGACGGCAATGGCAATGGCCCAGCCACCACCAGTGCCCCACGCGTCGAGAGCAGTGCCGGCCCAGCCGCGGCGCGCATCGTGATCGAGAACTTCGCCTTCAGTCCGGCGGACCTTCGTGTGGGCCCCGGAACGAAGATCACCGGCGTGAACCGCGACTCCGATCCGCACACCGTGACCGCCACCGGGGACAGGACGTTCGGCACCGGCAGAATCGCAGGCGACACAAATGCCACCTTCACCGCACCGTCCGCATCCGGCAGTTACTCCTACATGTGCACCATCCACCCGAACATGAAGGGCACCCTCACCGTGGGCTGA
- a CDS encoding class I SAM-dependent methyltransferase, whose amino-acid sequence MTRLLAVEPEPHLREWSVRSARSVAVPVEVVDGRAEQLPAEDASFDAAVLCLTLCSVADPHAALAELHRVLRPGGQLRFLEHVRADSAAMRRVQRALDATVWPLLMGGCHVGRDTQAAITAAGFRLTEVETFSFPDTRLPSPAATHILGTAQREPG is encoded by the coding sequence GTGACCCGACTCCTTGCGGTGGAACCCGAGCCCCACCTGCGTGAATGGTCCGTGCGGAGCGCCCGCTCCGTTGCCGTTCCCGTGGAGGTGGTGGACGGCCGGGCCGAGCAACTGCCCGCCGAGGACGCCTCTTTCGACGCGGCCGTCCTCTGCCTGACCCTGTGCTCGGTCGCCGACCCACACGCAGCTCTCGCCGAACTCCACCGCGTGCTGCGGCCGGGCGGACAACTCCGCTTCCTCGAGCACGTACGCGCCGACTCGGCCGCGATGCGGCGCGTACAGCGGGCGCTGGACGCGACCGTCTGGCCCCTGCTCATGGGCGGCTGCCACGTCGGCCGCGACACCCAGGCCGCCATCACCGCAGCTGGGTTCCGCCTCACCGAGGTGGAGACATTTTCCTTCCCCGACACCCGCTTGCCCTCGCCCGCCGCCACCCACATCCTCGGCACAGCTCAGCGCGAACCAGGATGA
- a CDS encoding DUF6448 family protein, producing the protein MPPHCDSLDGPVVTAARKALEERDIDQVLPYLPEEGEREVREAFELTAKARTLGQEAQEVADRWFFETVVRVHRSGEGAPFTGLKPAGLNVGPVIPAAERALDADSADELTGILCGIVREQVEERHGRAMALKEHATEGVAAARAYVEASLGLQVWAHHLYKQAIAVPDPPTRRS; encoded by the coding sequence ATGCCACCGCACTGTGATTCTCTCGACGGTCCCGTCGTCACGGCCGCGCGCAAAGCCCTGGAGGAGAGGGATATCGACCAGGTCCTGCCCTACCTGCCTGAAGAAGGGGAACGAGAAGTCCGTGAGGCGTTCGAGCTCACCGCCAAAGCACGGACGCTCGGCCAGGAGGCGCAGGAAGTGGCCGACCGCTGGTTCTTCGAGACGGTCGTCCGCGTACACCGATCCGGAGAAGGCGCTCCCTTCACGGGATTGAAGCCAGCCGGGCTCAACGTCGGACCGGTCATCCCGGCTGCTGAGCGTGCCCTCGACGCCGACTCCGCGGACGAACTGACCGGGATACTCTGCGGGATCGTCCGTGAACAGGTGGAAGAGCGTCACGGCCGCGCCATGGCACTCAAGGAGCATGCCACTGAGGGAGTGGCTGCCGCCCGCGCATATGTGGAGGCCAGTCTTGGCCTGCAGGTGTGGGCGCACCACCTGTACAAACAGGCGATCGCCGTCCCGGATCCACCAACCCGGCGCTCATAA
- a CDS encoding DUF2933 domain-containing protein, whose translation MNEKRNYGMYALAAAIVVVGALIVGASLESLAWLALVAACPLMMFFMMRSMHGKDMHGGHDQHRDDQDEGPLRKYDHHAGPGRP comes from the coding sequence ATGAACGAGAAGCGCAACTACGGCATGTACGCCCTCGCCGCCGCGATCGTCGTGGTCGGCGCCCTGATCGTCGGCGCGTCGCTGGAAAGCCTGGCCTGGCTCGCCCTCGTCGCAGCCTGCCCACTGATGATGTTCTTCATGATGCGCAGCATGCATGGCAAGGACATGCACGGCGGACACGATCAGCACCGCGACGACCAGGACGAGGGCCCGCTGCGCAAGTACGACCACCACGCCGGGCCTGGGCGGCCCTGA
- a CDS encoding SHOCT domain-containing protein, whose protein sequence is MMFWYDHDVSGWGWFGMSVGMVLFWALIITALVLVFRAANRPHEHTHTPAAPTPEQILGERFARGEIDEEEYQRRLNALHAGPLTKS, encoded by the coding sequence ATGATGTTCTGGTACGACCACGATGTCAGCGGCTGGGGCTGGTTCGGGATGTCGGTCGGCATGGTCCTGTTCTGGGCGCTGATCATCACAGCCCTTGTCCTGGTCTTCCGTGCCGCCAACCGGCCCCACGAACACACCCACACCCCCGCCGCACCCACACCTGAGCAAATCCTCGGCGAGCGGTTCGCCCGCGGGGAGATCGACGAAGAGGAGTACCAGCGCCGACTGAACGCCCTGCACGCCGGCCCTCTCACCAAATCCTGA
- a CDS encoding heavy metal translocating P-type ATPase → MGALDVVVILAAVLLVAGLGWFFFGPRRAGAARVEGGVQRVEVTVRGGYSPDLIRVREGTPVELVFDRQEAGECTSRVVFPDLKVGAGLPAHTRTTVRLNPDRPGSFGFACGMNMIHGTLLVEPADGSAGPPPPSDGHDTGTTPEAPAAEGPPGGEERTAAEEEAADAAERQAEIKDLARRVAVGAVLTAPVLFVVMAYELFGADWVPGWMLNHWLQLALITPVMFYTGWPIHVTGWLTLRHRAADMNSLITLGTSAAYGYSLLVTLAPGLLPEDVREVYFEAVGVILTLILLGRLLEARAKAGTGEAIRAMLGLQARTARVIRNGTETEIPVEDVAIGDEIVIRPGEKIPVDAEVLSGSSAVDESMVTGEPMPVTKHTGDTVIGATVNGTGSLRVRAAKVGADTMLAQIIRLVQQAQASKAPIQRLADAVSAYFVPAVIAVAIGTFAVWFTLGPSPALTLALVSAVAVLIIACPCALGLATPLSVMVGTGKGAQAGILIRSAEALETAHKLDTVVLDKTGTVTEGKPVLTDIHTADGIDETELLRLVAAAEADSEHPLAQAIVTGVRERGLAWPAATGFDSVTGKGVQATVDGHAVLVGTARLLGDVGIGTSALDPVAADLSAAGKTPVLAAVDQRPAGVLAVADTVKDDSAAAIAALQRLGVEVVMLTGDTARTAAAIAAQVGIGRVLAEVLPEHKADEIRRLQGEGRTVGMVGDGINDAPALAAADVGLAIGTGTDVAIEAADITLISGSLSGVVTAIRLSRSTMRNIRQNLFFALVYNAVGVPLAAGALYPVWGLRLSPIIAAAAMALSSLSVVTNASRLRRWHTQPLSGAQPARVQPRVESATDRSPAGGTAATEHQPAPHDHAHEHHADGSAVTDPVCGMSIDKASAAQSRNTGTGTYYFCSAHCAAAFDADPQRYTGSGSGGTREGGEHR, encoded by the coding sequence ATGGGTGCCCTCGATGTCGTGGTAATCCTGGCCGCCGTGCTGTTGGTCGCCGGGCTGGGCTGGTTCTTCTTCGGGCCGCGCCGGGCCGGCGCCGCCCGGGTCGAGGGCGGGGTGCAGCGGGTGGAGGTCACGGTGCGGGGCGGCTACAGCCCCGACCTGATCAGAGTCCGTGAGGGCACGCCGGTGGAGCTGGTCTTCGACAGGCAGGAAGCAGGTGAGTGCACCTCCCGCGTGGTCTTCCCCGACCTGAAGGTCGGGGCCGGGCTGCCGGCACACACCCGCACGACCGTGCGGCTGAACCCGGACCGGCCGGGCTCCTTCGGCTTCGCTTGCGGCATGAACATGATCCACGGCACGCTCCTCGTCGAACCCGCCGACGGCTCCGCAGGCCCGCCGCCGCCCTCCGACGGCCACGACACCGGCACCACGCCTGAGGCTCCGGCGGCCGAAGGTCCGCCCGGGGGAGAGGAGCGGACGGCGGCCGAGGAGGAGGCAGCGGACGCCGCCGAGCGGCAGGCGGAGATCAAGGACCTGGCCCGCAGGGTAGCGGTGGGCGCGGTACTGACCGCCCCGGTGCTGTTCGTCGTGATGGCGTACGAGCTGTTCGGCGCGGACTGGGTGCCCGGCTGGATGCTGAACCACTGGCTGCAGCTGGCGCTGATCACGCCGGTGATGTTCTACACCGGGTGGCCGATACATGTGACGGGCTGGCTGACCCTGCGTCACCGCGCCGCGGACATGAACAGCCTGATCACCCTGGGGACGAGTGCCGCCTACGGTTACAGCCTGCTGGTCACTCTCGCCCCGGGCCTGCTGCCGGAAGACGTGCGCGAGGTCTACTTCGAGGCCGTCGGCGTCATCCTCACCCTGATCCTGCTCGGCCGCCTGCTGGAGGCCCGCGCCAAGGCCGGAACTGGCGAGGCGATCCGGGCCATGCTGGGCCTTCAGGCCCGCACCGCCCGTGTCATACGGAACGGCACCGAAACCGAGATCCCGGTAGAAGACGTGGCCATTGGAGATGAGATCGTCATCCGGCCCGGAGAGAAGATCCCCGTCGACGCCGAGGTGCTCTCCGGCTCCTCCGCGGTGGACGAGTCGATGGTCACCGGTGAGCCCATGCCAGTCACCAAGCACACCGGGGATACGGTCATCGGCGCGACCGTCAACGGCACCGGCTCCCTGCGGGTTCGTGCGGCCAAGGTCGGCGCGGACACGATGCTCGCCCAGATCATCCGCCTGGTGCAGCAGGCGCAGGCGTCCAAGGCCCCCATCCAGCGGCTCGCCGACGCGGTCTCGGCCTACTTCGTGCCGGCCGTGATCGCCGTCGCGATCGGCACCTTCGCCGTCTGGTTCACCCTCGGTCCGTCCCCCGCGCTGACCCTGGCCCTCGTCTCCGCGGTCGCCGTGCTGATCATCGCCTGCCCGTGCGCCCTGGGACTGGCGACCCCGCTGTCGGTGATGGTCGGAACGGGCAAGGGCGCCCAGGCCGGCATCTTGATCCGCTCCGCCGAAGCCCTGGAGACCGCACACAAGCTGGACACCGTCGTGCTGGACAAGACCGGCACCGTCACCGAGGGCAAACCGGTCCTGACCGACATCCACACAGCCGACGGCATCGACGAGACCGAGCTGCTGCGGCTCGTGGCGGCGGCCGAAGCCGACAGTGAACACCCCCTCGCGCAGGCCATCGTCACCGGCGTCCGCGAGCGCGGGCTGGCGTGGCCCGCGGCGACCGGCTTCGATTCGGTCACTGGCAAGGGTGTCCAGGCCACCGTCGACGGGCACGCCGTCCTGGTCGGCACCGCCCGGCTGCTGGGCGACGTCGGCATCGGCACCAGCGCACTGGACCCCGTCGCGGCCGACCTCTCGGCCGCAGGCAAGACACCTGTTCTTGCCGCGGTCGACCAACGGCCCGCCGGCGTGCTCGCTGTGGCGGACACCGTCAAGGACGATTCCGCTGCCGCCATCGCCGCCCTGCAGCGCCTGGGTGTCGAGGTCGTCATGCTCACCGGGGACACCGCCCGCACCGCCGCGGCGATCGCCGCCCAGGTCGGCATCGGCCGGGTGCTGGCCGAGGTGCTGCCCGAGCACAAGGCCGACGAGATCCGCCGCCTGCAGGGCGAGGGCCGCACGGTCGGCATGGTCGGCGACGGCATCAACGACGCGCCCGCTCTGGCCGCAGCCGACGTCGGCCTCGCCATCGGGACCGGCACCGACGTGGCCATCGAGGCCGCCGACATCACCCTGATCTCCGGCTCGCTGAGCGGCGTCGTCACCGCCATCCGGCTGTCGCGGTCCACGATGCGCAACATCCGGCAGAACCTGTTCTTCGCCCTCGTCTACAACGCTGTCGGTGTCCCCCTCGCCGCAGGCGCCCTCTACCCGGTGTGGGGGCTGCGCCTGAGCCCGATCATCGCCGCGGCCGCCATGGCGCTCAGCTCCCTGTCGGTGGTCACCAACGCCTCCCGGCTGCGCCGCTGGCACACCCAGCCGCTGTCGGGCGCCCAGCCCGCGCGCGTCCAGCCCCGCGTCGAATCCGCCACCGACCGTTCCCCAGCCGGCGGCACCGCCGCCACCGAACACCAGCCCGCCCCGCATGACCACGCCCATGAGCATCACGCCGACGGCAGCGCGGTCACGGACCCCGTCTGCGGCATGAGCATCGACAAGGCGTCCGCAGCGCAGTCCCGGAACACCGGCACAGGCACCTACTATTTCTGCTCCGCCCACTGCGCCGCCGCCTTCGACGCCGACCCACAGCGCTACACCGGCTCCGGATCCGGCGGGACGCGTGAAGGAGGCGAACACCGGTGA
- a CDS encoding metal-sensitive transcriptional regulator — translation MTATPAIPHLPPPSPRTTHPAPGYADSKADHLARLHKIEGQIRGISRTITDDRYCMDVLTQISAAPPAPCRKSHMGFLDDRVRGCVTDAARTDPAHAEEKFEVEGA, via the coding sequence GTGACCGCTACCCCCGCCATCCCACACCTCCCACCGCCAAGCCCACGAACCACACATCCAGCACCGGGATACGCCGACTCCAAGGCCGACCACCTCGCCCGCCTGCACAAGATCGAGGGCCAGATCCGCGGCATCTCCCGCACGATCACCGACGACCGCTATTGCATGGACGTCCTCACCCAGATCAGCGCCGCCCCCCCCGCGCCCTGCAGGAAGTCGCACATGGGCTTCCTCGACGACCGCGTCCGCGGCTGCGTCACCGACGCCGCCCGTACCGACCCCGCCCACGCCGAGGAGAAGTTCGAGGTGGAGGGCGCATGA
- a CDS encoding class I SAM-dependent methyltransferase gives MAKQAAPSAPVRVTVVVGEAAELPGSRGDFDAAFASLVLCSVADVPGVLTEIARVLRPGGEPRESGSADGCFGVPVGMAAVTPALQQVGGLAGIPGTRLRSTRK, from the coding sequence GTGGCCAAGCAGGCGGCGCCCTCGGCACCGGTGCGGGTCACGGTTGTTGTGGGTGAGGCAGCCGAACTGCCCGGCAGTAGGGGCGACTTCGACGCCGCTTTCGCCTCCCTCGTGCTCTGCTCGGTCGCCGACGTGCCCGGTGTGCTGACGGAGATCGCCCGCGTCCTGCGGCCCGGGGGAGAGCCGCGTGAATCCGGCAGCGCGGATGGCTGCTTCGGTGTCCCGGTTGGGATGGCAGCCGTCACCCCGGCACTGCAGCAGGTCGGGGGCCTCGCTGGAATCCCCGGAACCAGACTGCGGAGTACTCGGAAATAA
- a CDS encoding DUF5655 domain-containing protein, whose amino-acid sequence MSVGHTGCTGGAVSDLKLYNTNGGVTDVAPRLADAEADVQSIVEGNMEKLFGVRFLASEYSTGPVHGGRIDSLGLDENGAPVVVEYKRGVDSGVINQGLFYLGWLMDHRAEFQHLVRDRLGATTAAPVLWSAPRLICVAGDFTRYDVHAVREHRRSIDLVRYRFFGQDLLGLETVASVSGRTSAAGRVRRRAAVLPPVRGHGGALAELAEAVDEVLLSLGDGVSRVQRKQYRAYQRLRNFACVCPPQKTKLLVYLKADPREVDLIPGFTRDVTGLGHHGTGDLEVQLRSERDVERAVSLFRVSYAAG is encoded by the coding sequence TTGAGTGTCGGCCACACTGGCTGCACGGGAGGGGCGGTTTCGGACCTGAAGCTCTACAACACGAATGGCGGCGTGACTGACGTCGCGCCGCGTCTTGCTGATGCCGAGGCCGATGTGCAGAGCATCGTCGAGGGCAACATGGAGAAGTTGTTCGGGGTCCGGTTCCTGGCAAGCGAGTACAGCACCGGCCCGGTCCACGGTGGCCGGATCGACTCGCTGGGCCTCGACGAGAACGGAGCTCCGGTGGTCGTCGAATACAAGCGAGGTGTGGACTCTGGCGTCATCAACCAGGGGCTGTTCTACCTCGGCTGGTTGATGGATCACCGGGCCGAGTTCCAGCACCTGGTCCGCGACCGGCTCGGGGCCACGACCGCGGCCCCGGTGCTGTGGAGTGCACCCAGGCTGATCTGCGTCGCCGGCGACTTCACCCGCTACGACGTCCACGCCGTACGCGAGCATCGACGGAGCATCGACTTGGTTCGCTACCGCTTCTTCGGTCAGGACCTCCTTGGTCTTGAGACCGTGGCATCTGTCAGTGGAAGGACGTCGGCCGCCGGGCGAGTTCGCCGGCGCGCGGCCGTGCTGCCGCCTGTCCGCGGGCACGGAGGGGCGCTGGCGGAGCTGGCGGAGGCGGTCGACGAGGTATTGCTCAGCCTCGGTGACGGCGTCAGCCGGGTGCAGCGCAAGCAGTACCGCGCGTATCAGCGGCTGCGGAACTTCGCCTGCGTCTGCCCGCCACAGAAGACCAAGCTCCTCGTCTATCTCAAGGCCGATCCGAGGGAGGTCGACCTCATACCCGGCTTCACCCGGGACGTGACGGGGCTCGGTCACCATGGCACGGGCGACCTGGAGGTGCAGTTGCGCTCCGAGCGGGACGTGGAGCGGGCTGTGAGCCTCTTCCGCGTGAGCTACGCGGCGGGGTAG
- a CDS encoding RNaseH domain-containing protein, whose product MDLNGPLHRAPSCSIRFAPLIIRIAYEASEAERTTRITRAFPRLAHPIACIVEMEGAAYFSRTHQRDPKPLFKKALPSLRRNVQCLRPIPPANPNPSKAALAKRFPGTDFATTDIERATAALRDALRQAGHLPKLPAPPSVEGPFELITVWLAPAGERMLVPMLIRQHTHEEPTAQLMTTTGSPAEHPMPLTALPEALVAGRGRVPRTARAALAEFLTNALSLDSTTNRLLLVRRARTSDKDIWPWLQDSRITFDQLVLPGIDLTAPNADPVHRKPGDHPGLRIIRLRERSDRSAVPRAFGVTQELASADDDTDNLIPVTRHGRFSGLVEVGERSFWGINPRPDQNQTPLTLTKLDPAQTANRTWTCSNPSSLEIVPAFLQDGDNPADWAMYVHAQRRLHAHTSIATTWPAIVHLAELMEEYIL is encoded by the coding sequence ATGGACCTGAATGGTCCCCTCCACCGCGCCCCTTCGTGCTCTATCCGCTTCGCGCCGCTTATTATCCGCATCGCCTACGAAGCCAGCGAGGCCGAACGCACCACGCGAATCACCCGTGCATTCCCCCGCCTTGCCCACCCCATCGCCTGCATCGTGGAGATGGAAGGCGCGGCCTACTTCTCCCGCACACACCAACGCGACCCCAAGCCGCTCTTCAAGAAAGCCCTCCCGAGCCTGCGCCGCAACGTCCAATGCCTACGCCCCATCCCGCCGGCCAACCCCAATCCCAGCAAAGCAGCCCTCGCCAAGCGCTTTCCCGGCACCGACTTCGCGACCACCGACATCGAGCGGGCCACCGCCGCTCTCCGGGACGCCCTCCGCCAGGCCGGTCACCTACCCAAACTCCCCGCCCCACCCAGCGTCGAAGGCCCTTTCGAACTGATCACCGTGTGGCTCGCCCCCGCAGGCGAACGGATGCTCGTGCCCATGCTGATCCGTCAGCACACCCACGAGGAGCCCACGGCACAGCTCATGACGACAACCGGCAGTCCTGCCGAGCACCCCATGCCACTGACCGCCCTGCCAGAAGCCCTCGTGGCCGGCCGCGGACGCGTGCCCCGTACCGCTCGCGCAGCCCTCGCCGAATTCCTCACCAACGCCCTGTCGCTCGACTCCACCACCAACCGCCTGCTGCTCGTACGCCGCGCCCGGACGAGCGACAAAGACATCTGGCCCTGGCTACAAGACAGCCGTATCACCTTCGACCAGCTCGTGCTGCCGGGCATCGACCTCACGGCCCCCAACGCCGACCCAGTCCACCGCAAGCCCGGCGACCACCCGGGCCTGCGCATCATCCGGCTACGCGAGCGCAGCGACCGCTCTGCAGTGCCCAGAGCCTTCGGCGTCACCCAGGAATTGGCCAGCGCCGACGACGACACCGACAACCTGATTCCCGTCACCCGGCACGGACGATTCTCCGGCCTGGTCGAAGTCGGGGAACGCTCCTTCTGGGGCATCAACCCGCGCCCCGATCAGAACCAGACCCCTCTCACGCTCACCAAGCTCGACCCGGCCCAGACCGCCAACCGGACCTGGACCTGCTCCAACCCCAGCTCCCTGGAGATCGTGCCCGCCTTCCTCCAGGACGGCGACAACCCAGCCGACTGGGCCATGTACGTCCACGCTCAACGACGCCTCCACGCGCACACCTCCATCGCCACCACCTGGCCAGCCATCGTCCACCTCGCCGAACTGATGGAGGAATACATCCTGTGA